The following are from one region of the Sorghum bicolor cultivar BTx623 chromosome 2, Sorghum_bicolor_NCBIv3, whole genome shotgun sequence genome:
- the LOC8054985 gene encoding serine/threonine protein phosphatase 2A 57 kDa regulatory subunit B' alpha isoform — translation MGAAAAEVVAPPRPTSAKRRSTTLKFLFELEKPDGVVPGTAKLPPPSPEPEADSLIDKIASCNRVFTFADDAADECEEERDAKRERLVEVLGAVRSSGSAGNKQQQPLDHRVMVALLKMVGANLFRAMPPSAYPALLPPDGVDEETPVMVLAPSWPHLQVVYDILLSVVTASDAKTLRHHVDRAFLSSLLALFRSEDPRERDRLKTVYHQLYSKLTCERAFMRRSMAAAFLRFVYEASTAERHCGAAELLEICGSIINGFAVPLKEEHRAFLARVLLPLHRTRWVHTYHRQLAYCVLQFVHKEPGLADAVVTDILRHWPVTNCQKEVLLIEELEEILEVLEPKHFQKLAVPICARIARCVSSYSSQVAERALYVWNNERFVELATASPGVMEKILPAFVASVESNLELHWSKCVQQVTASVKSLLQQVAPDLYARCADELATRRSEAEVAAAVRDARWRKLETAAAAAAAK, via the exons ATGGGCGCTGCCGCGGCGGAGGTCGTGGCGCCACCGAGGCCGACGTCGGCCAAAAGGAGGTCGACCACGCTCAAGTTCCTGTTCGAGCTCGAGAAGCCGGACGGCGTGGTCCCCGGCACGGCCAAGCTGCCACCGCCGTCGCCGGAGCCCGAGGCGGACAGCCTCATCGACAAGATCGCCTCGTGCAACCGCGTGTTCACGTTCGCCGACGACGCGGCCGACGAGTGCGAGGAGGAGCGGGACGCGAAGCGGGAGCGGCTCGTCGAGGTGCTGGGCGCCGTCCGGTCGAGCGGGAGCGCGGGCaacaagcagcagcagccgctggACCACCGCGTGATGGTGGCGCTGCTGAAGATGGTCGGCGCCAACCTGTTCAGGGCAATGCCGCCGTCGGCGTACCCGGCGCTGCTGCCCCCCGACGGCGTCGACGAGGAGACCCCCGTGATGGTGCTGGCCCCGTCGTGGCCGCACCTCCAGGTGGTGTACGACATCCTCCTCTCCGTGGTCACCGCGTCGGACGCCAAGACGCTGCGCCACCACGTGGACCGCGCGTTCCTCTCGTCGCTCCTGGCGCTGTTCCGCTCCGAGGATCCTCGGGAGCGCGACCGGCTCAAGACCGTGTACCACCAGCTCTACTCCAAGCTCACCTGCGAGCGCGCCTTCATGCGGCGGTCCATGGCCGCCGCGTTCCTACGGTTCGTCTACGAGGCGTCCACCGCCGAGCGCCACTGCGGCGCCGCCGAGCTGCTGGAGATCTGCGGCAGCATCATCAACGGCTTCGCCGTGCCGCTCAAGGAGGAGCACCGCGCGTTCCTGGCGCGGGTGCTGCTgccgctgcaccggacgcggtGGGTGCACACGTACCACCGCCAGCTCGCCTACTGCGTGCTCCAGTTCGTGCACAAGGAGCCGGGCCTCGCCGACGCCGTGGTCACGGACATCCTGCGCCACTGGCCCGTCACCAACTGCCAGAAGGAGGTGCTGCTCATcgaggagctcgaggagattCTCGAGGTGCTCGAGCCCAAGCACTTCCAGAAGCTCGCCGTGCCCATCTGCGCCCGGATCGCCCGCTGTGTCAGTAGCTACAGCTCTCAG GTGGCGGAGAGGGCGCTGTACGTGTGGAACAACGAGCGGTTCGTGGAGCTGGCGACGGCGTCGCCGGGCGTGATGGAGAAGATCCTGCCGGCGTTCGTGGCGAGCGTGGAGAGCAACCTGGAGCTGCACTGGAGCAAGTGCGTGCAGCAGGTGACGGCCAGCGTCAAGTCCCTGCTCCAGCAGGTCGCGCCCGACCTGTACGCCCGCtgcgccgacgaactcgccacgCGGCGGTCCGAGGCcgaggtcgccgccgccgtgcgcGACGCCCGGTGGCGCAAGCTCGagacggccgccgccgccgctgccgccaaaTAG